A single region of the Salvelinus sp. IW2-2015 linkage group LG20, ASM291031v2, whole genome shotgun sequence genome encodes:
- the LOC111980587 gene encoding LOW QUALITY PROTEIN: axin-1-like isoform X1 (The sequence of the model RefSeq protein was modified relative to this genomic sequence to represent the inferred CDS: substituted 1 base at 1 genomic stop codon) has protein sequence MDAVNMSVGDKLGGYLVDLGGSFTEDAPRPPVPGEEGELVSSDGRPYSHGFYSFKSESLKNEASTATPRRPDLDLGYEPEGSASPTPPYLKWAESLHSLLDDQDGIHLFRTFLKQEECADMLDFWFACTGFRKLEANEGQGEEKKLKLAKAIYKKYILDNNGIVSRQIKPATKSFIKDCVMRLHIDPAMFDQAQTEIQTMMEENTYPLFLKSDIYLEYTRTGGESPKLYSDQSSVSGGGKVLPGYLPTLNEDEEWRCDHELEEQQESDPTPSNRLTQKLLQETASQRVTSTKRFQDSHEYRRVPWREPVNPYXVNTGYAMAPATSANDSEQQSMSSASDVDTLSLTDSSVDGVPPYKYRKQHRREMHESAKANGRVPLPHIPRTNRIPKDIHVEPEKFAADLISRLEGVQREREAQEKLEERLKRVRLEEEGEDADISTSTSFSSHRLPPGAHPQHYNNPRYSDIGYNGLALRPDAHEENPESILDDHVQRVMKTPGCQSPGTGRHSPKSRSPDGFPAGGKVPGPGMPLPTGPGKHPARLGPKGEAASHQYHHKHVHHIHHPAGGKPKEQVEADAAMRVNGNFHWGVEQHNYGSKSRNYADGMGPSPMDPMGYSSKGSTLSKRPFKKAEEVRTFEVPVPPEDVERNQKILQWMMEGEAVRNKKSPYGSTTGSKKTQSGHEVSRPSSVERPGAVHPWVSAQLRNXVQPSHPFIQDPTMPPNPAPKPLTQLEEARRRLEEEKKKTGTLQTKQRHKVTKKPACENITVAYYFCGEPIPYRTSVKGRMVMLGQFKELLTKKGSYRYFFKKVSNDFGVVFEEVREDDAVLPIFEEKIIGKVEKID, from the exons ATGGACGCTGTGAACATGAGCGTGGGCGACAAGTTGGGGGGTTACCTGGTGGATCTGGGGGGCAGCTTCACTGAGGATGCCCCCAGACCCCCGGTCCCTGGGGAGGAAGGAGAGCTGGTGTCCAGCGATGGACGGCCCTACAGCCACGGCTTCTATTCCTTCAAGAGCGAGAGCCTCAAGAACGAGGCCTCCACGGCCACGCCCAGGCGACCTGACCTGGACCTGGGCTATGAGCCGGAGGGCAGCGCCTCCCCCACGCCGCCCTACCTTAAGTGGGCAGAGTCCCTGCACTCCCTCCTGGACGACCAGGATGGTATCCACCTSTTCAGGACGTTCCTCAAGCAGGAGGAATGTGCCGACATGTTGGACTTCTGGTTCGCCTGCACTGGCTTCCGGAAGCTCGAGGCCAACGAGGGCCAGGGCGAGGAGAAGAAGCTGAAACTGGCGAAAGCCATTTATAAAAAGTACATCCTGGACAACAATGGAATAGTCTCGAGACAGATCAAACCYGCCACCAAGAGCTTCAtcaaggactgtgtgatgaggctgcACATTGACCCGGCCATGTTTGACCAGGCTCAGACTGAGATTCAGACTATGATGGAGGAGAACACCTACCCGCTGTTCCTCAAGTCAGATATCTATTTGGAATACACCAGGACTGGGGGGGAGAGCCCTAAGCTKTACAGCGACCAGAGCTCTGTCTCTGGGGGTGGGAAGGTTTTACCAGGGTATTTGCCCACGCTGAACGAGGACGAGGAGTGGAGATGTGACCACGAGttggaggagcagcaggagagtGATCCCACTCCCAGCAACCGGCTCACACAGAAGCTGCTTCAGGAGACAGCTTCCCAACGCGTCACCAGCACCAAGAGATTCCAGGACAGTCACGAGTACAG ACGTGTGCCGTGGCGGGAGCCTGTCAACCCGTACTARGTCAACACGGGCTACGCCATGGCCCCTGCCACCAGCGCCAACGACAGCGAGCAGCAGAGCATGTCCAGTGCCAGCGACGTCGACACACTCTCCCTGACAGACAGCAGTGT AGATGGGGTTCCACCATACAAATATCGCAAACAGCATCGACGAGAGATGCACGAAAGTGCCAAAGCAAATGGGCGTGTGCCACTACCTCATATTCCT CGCACAAACCGGATACCAAAGGACATTCACGTGGAGCCGGAGAAGTTTGCGGCGGATCTGATCAGCCGGCTGGAGGGagtgcagagggagagggaggcccaGGAGAAACTGGAGGAGCGGCTGAAGAGAGTCCGATTG gaggaagagggtgaggatGCAGACATCTCCACATCCACCTCGTTCTCCAGTCACAGACTGCCCCCTGGTGCCCACCCACAGCACTACAACAACCCCCGCTACTCTGACATCGGCTACAACGGCCTGGCGCTGCGTCCTGACGCCCACGAGGAGAACCCCGAGAGCATCCTGGACGACCACGTCCAGCGAGTCATGAAGACCCCCGGCTGCCAGTCCCCGGGCACCGGCCGCCACTCTCCCAAGTCCCGCTCACCCGATGGCTTCCCTGCAGGTGGCAAGGTGCCCGGACCTGGGATGCCACTGCCCACAGGCCCGGGCAAACACCCAGCTCGGCTGGGGCCCAAGGGGGAAGCTGCCAGCCACCAATACCACCACAAACACGTGCACCACATCCACCACCCGGCCGGAGGGAAGCCCAAAGAGCAGGTGGAGGCTGACGCAGCCATGAGGGTCAATGGTAACTTCCACTGGGGGGTGGAGCAGCACAACTATGGGTCCAAGTCTCGCAACTATGCTGACGGCATGGGCCCCAGCCCGATGGATCCTATGGGCTACAG TAGCAAAGGTAGCACGCTATCGAAGCGGCCGTTTAAGAAGGCTGAGGAGGTGCGGACCTTTGAGGTGCCCGTGCCTCCGGAGGACGTGGAGAGGAACCAGAAGATCCTCCAGtggatgatggagggagaggcGGTCCGCAACAAGAAGAGCCCCTACGG GAGCACCACAGGGTCCAAGAAAACCCAGTCGGGCCACGAGGTGTCGCGGCCCAGCTCRGTGGAGCGTCCRGGGGCAGTGCATCCTTGGGTCAGCGCCCAGCTGCGGAACAYTGTGCAGCCCTCACACCCCTTCATCCAGGACCCCACRATGCCCCCCAACCCGGCCCCSAARCCCCTCACCCAGCTGGAGGAGGCtaggaggagactggaggaggagaagaagaagacggGGACCTTACAGACCAAACAGAG ACATAAAGTGACGAAGAAGCCCGCGTGTGAGAACATTACGGTGGCCTACTACTTCTGTGGGGAGCCCATCCCGTACAGGACGTCGGTCAAAGGTCGCATGGTCATGCTGGGCCAGTTCAAAGAGCTGCTGACTAAGAAAGGAAGCTACAG GTATTTTTTCAAGAAGGTAAGCAATGACTTTGGGGTGGTGTTCGAAGAGGTACGCGAAGATGACGCCGTCCTGCCCATCTTTGAGGAGAAGATCATTGGGAAAGTGGAAAAGATTGATTGA
- the LOC111980587 gene encoding LOW QUALITY PROTEIN: axin-1-like isoform X3 (The sequence of the model RefSeq protein was modified relative to this genomic sequence to represent the inferred CDS: substituted 1 base at 1 genomic stop codon), translating into MDAVNMSVGDKLGGYLVDLGGSFTEDAPRPPVPGEEGELVSSDGRPYSHGFYSFKSESLKNEASTATPRRPDLDLGYEPEGSASPTPPYLKWAESLHSLLDDQDGIHLFRTFLKQEECADMLDFWFACTGFRKLEANEGQGEEKKLKLAKAIYKKYILDNNGIVSRQIKPATKSFIKDCVMRLHIDPAMFDQAQTEIQTMMEENTYPLFLKSDIYLEYTRTGGESPKLYSDQSSVSGGGKVLPGYLPTLNEDEEWRCDHELEEQQESDPTPSNRLTQKLLQETASQRVTSTKRFQDSHEYRRVPWREPVNPYXVNTGYAMAPATSANDSEQQSMSSASDVDTLSLTDSSVDGVPPYKYRKQHRREMHESAKANGRVPLPHIPRTNRIPKDIHVEPEKFAADLISRLEGVQREREAQEKLEERLKRVRLEEEGEDADISTSTSFSSHRLPPGAHPQHYNNPRYSDIGYNGLALRPDAHEENPESILDDHVQRVMKTPGCQSPGTGRHSPKSRSPDGFPAGGKVPGPGMPLPTGPGKHPARLGPKGEAASHQYHHKHVHHIHHPAGGKPKEQVEADAAMRVNGNFHWGVEQHNYGSKSRNYADGMGPSPMDPMGYSSKGSTLSKRPFKKAEEVRTFEVPVPPEDVERNQKILQWMMEGEAVRNKKSPYGSTTGSKKTQSGHEVSRPSSVERPGAVHPWVSAQLRNXVQPSHPFIQDPTMPPNPAPKPLTQLEEARRRLEEEKKKTGTLQTKQRYVMEVIQRGRPFPPLSVAPAARPALFPPLSVAPAVSDTELSESQHKVTKKPACENITVAYYFCGEPIPYRTSVKGRMVMLGQFKELLTKKGSYRYFFKKVSNDFGVVFEEVREDDAVLPIFEEKIIGKVEKID; encoded by the exons ATGGACGCTGTGAACATGAGCGTGGGCGACAAGTTGGGGGGTTACCTGGTGGATCTGGGGGGCAGCTTCACTGAGGATGCCCCCAGACCCCCGGTCCCTGGGGAGGAAGGAGAGCTGGTGTCCAGCGATGGACGGCCCTACAGCCACGGCTTCTATTCCTTCAAGAGCGAGAGCCTCAAGAACGAGGCCTCCACGGCCACGCCCAGGCGACCTGACCTGGACCTGGGCTATGAGCCGGAGGGCAGCGCCTCCCCCACGCCGCCCTACCTTAAGTGGGCAGAGTCCCTGCACTCCCTCCTGGACGACCAGGATGGTATCCACCTSTTCAGGACGTTCCTCAAGCAGGAGGAATGTGCCGACATGTTGGACTTCTGGTTCGCCTGCACTGGCTTCCGGAAGCTCGAGGCCAACGAGGGCCAGGGCGAGGAGAAGAAGCTGAAACTGGCGAAAGCCATTTATAAAAAGTACATCCTGGACAACAATGGAATAGTCTCGAGACAGATCAAACCYGCCACCAAGAGCTTCAtcaaggactgtgtgatgaggctgcACATTGACCCGGCCATGTTTGACCAGGCTCAGACTGAGATTCAGACTATGATGGAGGAGAACACCTACCCGCTGTTCCTCAAGTCAGATATCTATTTGGAATACACCAGGACTGGGGGGGAGAGCCCTAAGCTKTACAGCGACCAGAGCTCTGTCTCTGGGGGTGGGAAGGTTTTACCAGGGTATTTGCCCACGCTGAACGAGGACGAGGAGTGGAGATGTGACCACGAGttggaggagcagcaggagagtGATCCCACTCCCAGCAACCGGCTCACACAGAAGCTGCTTCAGGAGACAGCTTCCCAACGCGTCACCAGCACCAAGAGATTCCAGGACAGTCACGAGTACAG ACGTGTGCCGTGGCGGGAGCCTGTCAACCCGTACTARGTCAACACGGGCTACGCCATGGCCCCTGCCACCAGCGCCAACGACAGCGAGCAGCAGAGCATGTCCAGTGCCAGCGACGTCGACACACTCTCCCTGACAGACAGCAGTGT AGATGGGGTTCCACCATACAAATATCGCAAACAGCATCGACGAGAGATGCACGAAAGTGCCAAAGCAAATGGGCGTGTGCCACTACCTCATATTCCT CGCACAAACCGGATACCAAAGGACATTCACGTGGAGCCGGAGAAGTTTGCGGCGGATCTGATCAGCCGGCTGGAGGGagtgcagagggagagggaggcccaGGAGAAACTGGAGGAGCGGCTGAAGAGAGTCCGATTG gaggaagagggtgaggatGCAGACATCTCCACATCCACCTCGTTCTCCAGTCACAGACTGCCCCCTGGTGCCCACCCACAGCACTACAACAACCCCCGCTACTCTGACATCGGCTACAACGGCCTGGCGCTGCGTCCTGACGCCCACGAGGAGAACCCCGAGAGCATCCTGGACGACCACGTCCAGCGAGTCATGAAGACCCCCGGCTGCCAGTCCCCGGGCACCGGCCGCCACTCTCCCAAGTCCCGCTCACCCGATGGCTTCCCTGCAGGTGGCAAGGTGCCCGGACCTGGGATGCCACTGCCCACAGGCCCGGGCAAACACCCAGCTCGGCTGGGGCCCAAGGGGGAAGCTGCCAGCCACCAATACCACCACAAACACGTGCACCACATCCACCACCCGGCCGGAGGGAAGCCCAAAGAGCAGGTGGAGGCTGACGCAGCCATGAGGGTCAATGGTAACTTCCACTGGGGGGTGGAGCAGCACAACTATGGGTCCAAGTCTCGCAACTATGCTGACGGCATGGGCCCCAGCCCGATGGATCCTATGGGCTACAG TAGCAAAGGTAGCACGCTATCGAAGCGGCCGTTTAAGAAGGCTGAGGAGGTGCGGACCTTTGAGGTGCCCGTGCCTCCGGAGGACGTGGAGAGGAACCAGAAGATCCTCCAGtggatgatggagggagaggcGGTCCGCAACAAGAAGAGCCCCTACGG GAGCACCACAGGGTCCAAGAAAACCCAGTCGGGCCACGAGGTGTCGCGGCCCAGCTCRGTGGAGCGTCCRGGGGCAGTGCATCCTTGGGTCAGCGCCCAGCTGCGGAACAYTGTGCAGCCCTCACACCCCTTCATCCAGGACCCCACRATGCCCCCCAACCCGGCCCCSAARCCCCTCACCCAGCTGGAGGAGGCtaggaggagactggaggaggagaagaagaagacggGGACCTTACAGACCAAACAGAG GTATGTGATGGAAGTGATCCAGCGGGGGCGCCCT TTCCCACCGCTCAGCGTGGCGCCTGCCGCCAGGCCCGCCCTGTTCCCACCGCTCAGCGTGGCGCCTGCCGTCTCTGACACGGAGCTCTCCGAGTCCCA ACATAAAGTGACGAAGAAGCCCGCGTGTGAGAACATTACGGTGGCCTACTACTTCTGTGGGGAGCCCATCCCGTACAGGACGTCGGTCAAAGGTCGCATGGTCATGCTGGGCCAGTTCAAAGAGCTGCTGACTAAGAAAGGAAGCTACAG GTATTTTTTCAAGAAGGTAAGCAATGACTTTGGGGTGGTGTTCGAAGAGGTACGCGAAGATGACGCCGTCCTGCCCATCTTTGAGGAGAAGATCATTGGGAAAGTGGAAAAGATTGATTGA
- the LOC111980587 gene encoding LOW QUALITY PROTEIN: axin-1-like isoform X2 (The sequence of the model RefSeq protein was modified relative to this genomic sequence to represent the inferred CDS: substituted 1 base at 1 genomic stop codon) codes for MDAVNMSVGDKLGGYLVDLGGSFTEDAPRPPVPGEEGELVSSDGRPYSHGFYSFKSESLKNEASTATPRRPDLDLGYEPEGSASPTPPYLKWAESLHSLLDDQDGIHLFRTFLKQEECADMLDFWFACTGFRKLEANEGQGEEKKLKLAKAIYKKYILDNNGIVSRQIKPATKSFIKDCVMRLHIDPAMFDQAQTEIQTMMEENTYPLFLKSDIYLEYTRTGGESPKLYSDQSSVSGGGKVLPGYLPTLNEDEEWRCDHELEEQQESDPTPSNRLTQKLLQETASQRVTSTKRFQDSHEYRRVPWREPVNPYXVNTGYAMAPATSANDSEQQSMSSASDVDTLSLTDSSVDGVPPYKYRKQHRREMHESAKANGRVPLPHIPRTNRIPKDIHVEPEKFAADLISRLEGVQREREAQEKLEERLKRVRLEEEGEDADISTSTSFSSHRLPPGAHPQHYNNPRYSDIGYNGLALRPDAHEENPESILDDHVQRVMKTPGCQSPGTGRHSPKSRSPDGFPAGGKVPGPGMPLPTGPGKHPARLGPKGEAASHQYHHKHVHHIHHPAGGKPKEQVEADAAMRVNGNFHWGVEQHNYGSKSRNYADGMGPSPMDPMGYSKGSTLSKRPFKKAEEVRTFEVPVPPEDVERNQKILQWMMEGEAVRNKKSPYGSTTGSKKTQSGHEVSRPSSVERPGAVHPWVSAQLRNXVQPSHPFIQDPTMPPNPAPKPLTQLEEARRRLEEEKKKTGTLQTKQRHKVTKKPACENITVAYYFCGEPIPYRTSVKGRMVMLGQFKELLTKKGSYRYFFKKVSNDFGVVFEEVREDDAVLPIFEEKIIGKVEKID; via the exons ATGGACGCTGTGAACATGAGCGTGGGCGACAAGTTGGGGGGTTACCTGGTGGATCTGGGGGGCAGCTTCACTGAGGATGCCCCCAGACCCCCGGTCCCTGGGGAGGAAGGAGAGCTGGTGTCCAGCGATGGACGGCCCTACAGCCACGGCTTCTATTCCTTCAAGAGCGAGAGCCTCAAGAACGAGGCCTCCACGGCCACGCCCAGGCGACCTGACCTGGACCTGGGCTATGAGCCGGAGGGCAGCGCCTCCCCCACGCCGCCCTACCTTAAGTGGGCAGAGTCCCTGCACTCCCTCCTGGACGACCAGGATGGTATCCACCTSTTCAGGACGTTCCTCAAGCAGGAGGAATGTGCCGACATGTTGGACTTCTGGTTCGCCTGCACTGGCTTCCGGAAGCTCGAGGCCAACGAGGGCCAGGGCGAGGAGAAGAAGCTGAAACTGGCGAAAGCCATTTATAAAAAGTACATCCTGGACAACAATGGAATAGTCTCGAGACAGATCAAACCYGCCACCAAGAGCTTCAtcaaggactgtgtgatgaggctgcACATTGACCCGGCCATGTTTGACCAGGCTCAGACTGAGATTCAGACTATGATGGAGGAGAACACCTACCCGCTGTTCCTCAAGTCAGATATCTATTTGGAATACACCAGGACTGGGGGGGAGAGCCCTAAGCTKTACAGCGACCAGAGCTCTGTCTCTGGGGGTGGGAAGGTTTTACCAGGGTATTTGCCCACGCTGAACGAGGACGAGGAGTGGAGATGTGACCACGAGttggaggagcagcaggagagtGATCCCACTCCCAGCAACCGGCTCACACAGAAGCTGCTTCAGGAGACAGCTTCCCAACGCGTCACCAGCACCAAGAGATTCCAGGACAGTCACGAGTACAG ACGTGTGCCGTGGCGGGAGCCTGTCAACCCGTACTARGTCAACACGGGCTACGCCATGGCCCCTGCCACCAGCGCCAACGACAGCGAGCAGCAGAGCATGTCCAGTGCCAGCGACGTCGACACACTCTCCCTGACAGACAGCAGTGT AGATGGGGTTCCACCATACAAATATCGCAAACAGCATCGACGAGAGATGCACGAAAGTGCCAAAGCAAATGGGCGTGTGCCACTACCTCATATTCCT CGCACAAACCGGATACCAAAGGACATTCACGTGGAGCCGGAGAAGTTTGCGGCGGATCTGATCAGCCGGCTGGAGGGagtgcagagggagagggaggcccaGGAGAAACTGGAGGAGCGGCTGAAGAGAGTCCGATTG gaggaagagggtgaggatGCAGACATCTCCACATCCACCTCGTTCTCCAGTCACAGACTGCCCCCTGGTGCCCACCCACAGCACTACAACAACCCCCGCTACTCTGACATCGGCTACAACGGCCTGGCGCTGCGTCCTGACGCCCACGAGGAGAACCCCGAGAGCATCCTGGACGACCACGTCCAGCGAGTCATGAAGACCCCCGGCTGCCAGTCCCCGGGCACCGGCCGCCACTCTCCCAAGTCCCGCTCACCCGATGGCTTCCCTGCAGGTGGCAAGGTGCCCGGACCTGGGATGCCACTGCCCACAGGCCCGGGCAAACACCCAGCTCGGCTGGGGCCCAAGGGGGAAGCTGCCAGCCACCAATACCACCACAAACACGTGCACCACATCCACCACCCGGCCGGAGGGAAGCCCAAAGAGCAGGTGGAGGCTGACGCAGCCATGAGGGTCAATGGTAACTTCCACTGGGGGGTGGAGCAGCACAACTATGGGTCCAAGTCTCGCAACTATGCTGACGGCATGGGCCCCAGCCCGATGGATCCTATGGGCTACAG CAAAGGTAGCACGCTATCGAAGCGGCCGTTTAAGAAGGCTGAGGAGGTGCGGACCTTTGAGGTGCCCGTGCCTCCGGAGGACGTGGAGAGGAACCAGAAGATCCTCCAGtggatgatggagggagaggcGGTCCGCAACAAGAAGAGCCCCTACGG GAGCACCACAGGGTCCAAGAAAACCCAGTCGGGCCACGAGGTGTCGCGGCCCAGCTCRGTGGAGCGTCCRGGGGCAGTGCATCCTTGGGTCAGCGCCCAGCTGCGGAACAYTGTGCAGCCCTCACACCCCTTCATCCAGGACCCCACRATGCCCCCCAACCCGGCCCCSAARCCCCTCACCCAGCTGGAGGAGGCtaggaggagactggaggaggagaagaagaagacggGGACCTTACAGACCAAACAGAG ACATAAAGTGACGAAGAAGCCCGCGTGTGAGAACATTACGGTGGCCTACTACTTCTGTGGGGAGCCCATCCCGTACAGGACGTCGGTCAAAGGTCGCATGGTCATGCTGGGCCAGTTCAAAGAGCTGCTGACTAAGAAAGGAAGCTACAG GTATTTTTTCAAGAAGGTAAGCAATGACTTTGGGGTGGTGTTCGAAGAGGTACGCGAAGATGACGCCGTCCTGCCCATCTTTGAGGAGAAGATCATTGGGAAAGTGGAAAAGATTGATTGA